A single region of the Glycine max cultivar Williams 82 chromosome 20, Glycine_max_v4.0, whole genome shotgun sequence genome encodes:
- the LOC100500047 gene encoding Actin-depolymerizing factor-like, with protein sequence MAFRVGGAGGGNASSGMGVAEHSVNTFLELQRKKVHRYVIFKIDEKKKEVIVEKTGGPAESYDDFTASLPENDCRYAVFDFDFVTSENCQKSKIFFIAWSPSVARIRPKMLYATSKDRFRRELQGIHYEIQATDPTEMDLEVLRERAN encoded by the exons ATGGCTTTCAGAGTAGGAGGAGCGGGAGGG GGAAATGCCTCTTCTGGCATGGGTGTTGCTGAGCATAGTGTAAACACCTTCCTGGAATTGCAGAGGAAGAAAGTTCATCGCtatgtgatttttaaaattgatgagaaaaagaaagaggttaTCGTTGAAAAAACTGGAGGCCCTGCTGAGAGCTATGATGATTTCACTGCATCCTTGCCTGAAAATGATTGCCGATACGCTGTCTTTGACTTTGATTTTGTGACATCTGAGAACTGCCAAAAGAgcaaaatcttttttattgCATG GTCTCCTTCAGTGGCCCGCATTCGCCCGAAGATGCTATATGCAACATCCAAGGACAGGTTCAGAAGGGAGCTGCAGGGCATCCATTATGAGATTCAGGCAACAGACCCAACAGAGATGGATCTTGAAGTCCTCAGAGAACGTGCAAACTGA
- the LOC100809706 gene encoding probable aspartic proteinase GIP2 gives MAASVKLLFLSFLSLFISFSIAQTSFRPKALVLPVTKDVSASVPQYVTQIKQRTPLVAVKLTVDLGGGYLWVNCEKGYVSSTSRPARCGSAQCSLFGLYGCSTEDKICGRSPSNTVTGVSTYGDIHADVVAVNSTDGNNPTKVVSVPKFLFICGSNVVQKGLASGVTGMAGLGRTKVSLPSQFASAFSFHRKFAICLSSSTMTNGVMFFGDGPYNFGYLNSDLSKVLTFTPLISNPVSTAPSYFQGEPSVEYFIGVKSIKVSDKNVALNTTLLSIDRNGIGGTKISTVNPYTVMETTIYKAVSEVFVKEVGAPTVAPVAPFGTCFATKDIGSTRMGPAVPGIDLVLQNDVVWTIIGANSMVYVNDVICLGFVDAGSSPSVAQVGFVAGGSHPRTSITIGAHQLENNLLQFDLATSRLGFRSIFFDHSNCANFNFTSSA, from the coding sequence ATGGCTGCCTCAGTTAAACTCTTATTTTTGTCCTTTCTCTCGTTGTTCATCTCTTTCTCCATAGCTCAAACCTCTTTCAGACCAAAGGCACTTGTTCTTCCTGTAACCAAAGATGTTTCTGCCTCAGTTCCTCAGTATGtcacacaaatcaaacaaaGAACCCCACTTGTGGCAGTGAAACTAACTGTTGATCTTGGTGGTGGCTACTTGTGGGTGAATTGTGAAAAGGGCTATGTCTCATCCACCTCTAGACCAGCCCGTTGTGGCTCTGCTCAGTGCTCGCTTTTCGGGTTATATGGTTGCAGTACTGAGGACAAAATTTGTGGCCGTTCTCCAAGCAACACTGTGACTGGTGTCTCCACATATGGTGACATTCATGCAGATGTTGTTGCTGTCAATTCCACTGATGGAAACAATCCTACTAAGGTGGTTTCTGTGCCTAAATTCCTCTTCATATGTGGATCAAATGTTGTCCAAAAAGGCCTTGCTAGTGGTGTCACAGGTATGGCTGGTCTTGGCAGAACTAAagtttctcttccttctcaattTGCCTCAGCTTTCAGCTTTCATAGAAAATTTGCCATTTGCTTGAGTTCTTCTACTATGACAAATGGTGTAATGTTCTTTGGTGATGGCCCTTACAATTTTGGTTATTTGAACTCGGATCTCTCCAAGGTTCTAACTTTCACCCCTCTCATTTCAAACCCTGTTAGCACTGCTCCAAGTTATTTCCAAGGGGAGCCCTCAGTGGAATACTTTATTGGGGTGAAATCTATTAAAGTCTCAGACAAAAATGTAGCATTGAACACAACCCTGTTGTCTATCGATAGAAATGGCATTGGAGGGACTAAGATTAGTACTGTTAATCCATATACTGTCATGGAGACCACAATTTACAAAGCTGTGTCTGAGGTCTTTGTAAAAGAGGTGGGAGCCCCTACAGTTGCACCTGTGGCTCCATTTGGGACTTGCTTTGCAACCAAAGACATTGGGTCTACAAGAATGGGTCCAGCTGTTCCTGGCATAGATCTAGTGTTGCAGAATGATGTGGTGTGGACCATCATTGGTGCCAATTCAATGGTGTATGTTAATGATGTAATTTGCTTGGGTTTTGTGGATGCTGGATCAAGCCCAAGCGTGGCCCAAGTTGGATTTGTGGCGGGTGGTTCTCATCCAAGGACTTCAATCACAATTGGAGCACATCAATTGGAGAACAACTTGCTACAATTTGATTTGGCAACCTCAAGGCTTGGCTTCCGCTCTATCTTTTTCGATCACAGCAACTGTGCCAACTTTAACTTTACCTCTTCTGCTTAG
- the LOC100808627 gene encoding cryptochrome-2-like (The RefSeq protein has 2 substitutions compared to this genomic sequence), which produces MGSNRTIVWFRRDLRIEDNPALAAAAKEGSVLPVYIWCPKEEGQFYPGRVSRWWLKQSLAHLDQSLKSLGSRLVLIKTHSTVTALVECVKAIQATKVVFNHLYDPVSLVRDHNIKEKLVEQGISVQSYNGDLLYEPWEVYSESGRAFTTFNAFWKKCLHMQMDIVSVVPPWQLIPAEGKVEECPLEELGLENESEKPSNALLGRAWSPGWRNADKALTEFVEQHLLDYSKKRLKVGGDSTSLLSPYLHFGELSVRKVFQVTRMKQILWTNEGNSAGEESVNLFLRAIGLREYSRYLCFNFPFTHEKALLGHLKFFPWNPDADIFKNWRQGRTGFPLVDAGMRELWATGWIHNRIRVIVSSFAVKMLLLPWKWGMKYFWDTLLDADLESDILGWQYISGGLPDGHEPERLDNPEIQGVKFDPEGEYVRQWLPELARMPTEWIHHPWDAPLTVLRAAGVELGQNYPKPIIDIDLARERLIEAIFKMWESEAAAKAAGSEPRDEVVVDNSNSLENLDTRKVVVLGKAPCSTISANDQKVPALQDSKNEPPTRKRPKHMVEEGQNQDNSQNHNKDTGMSSIDQDICSTADSSSCKKQCASTSSYSFSVPQQCSSSSNLKWPWQDQTDMEQSSSKDGAM; this is translated from the exons ATGGGTAGCAACAGGACTATTGTTTGGTTTAGAAGGGACCTTAGAATTGAGGACAATCCTGCATTAGCTGCTGCTGCAAAGGAGGGTTCTGTACTCCCTGTGTATATATGGTGCCCTAAAGAGGAAGGACAGTTTTATCCAGGAAGAGTGTCAAGGTGGTGGCTGAAGCAGTCTCTTGCTCACTTGGATCAATCACTGAAGTCTCTTGGATCCAGACTTGTGCTCATCAAAACCCACAGTACTGTCACGGCTCTCGTGGAGTGCGTAAAGGCCATTCAAGCAACAAAAGTAGTGTTTAACCATCTGTATG ATCCGGTTTCACTTGTCCGTGATCACAACATCAAAGAAAAACTAGTGGAACAAGGCATATCAGTCCAAAGCTACAATGGAGATCTGTTGTATGAGCCATGGGAAGTATATAGCGAGAGTGGACGTGCCTTTACTACCTTTAATGCCTTTTGGAAGAAATGCTTGCACATGCAAATGGATATTGTTTCAGTTGTTCCTCCATGGCAATTAATTCCAGCTGAAG GAAAAGTTGAGGAATGTCCACTGGAGGAGCTTGGTCTtgaaaatgaatcagaaaaaccAAGCAATGCATTACTAGGACGGGCATGGTCGCCGGGTTGGAGAAATGCTGACAAGGCTTTAACAGAATTCGTGGAGCAGCATCTACTAGACTACTCCAAGAAAAGGCTGAAGGTTGGTGGAGACTCCACCTCACTCTTGTCCCCATATCTTCATTTTGGAGAATTGAGTGTGAGGAAAGTTTTTCAAGTGACACGTATGAAGCAAATATTATGGACAAATGAAGGCAACAGTGCTGGTGAAGAGAGTGTAAATCTTTTCCTCAGGGCCATTGGACTTAGGGAGTACTCACGCTATCTTTGTTTCAACTTTCCTTTCACCCATGAGAAAGCACTTCTGGGACACTTAAAGTTTTTTCCTTGGAATCCTGATGCTGATATCTTTAAGAATTGGAGACAAGGTAGGACTGGCTTTCCTTTGGTTGATGCAGGAATGAGAGAACTTTGGGCAACTGGCTGGATTCACAACAGAATAAGAGTAATAGTTTCCAGTTTTGCTGTGAAAATGTTGCTTCTACCCTGGAAATGGGGAATGAAATATTTCTGGGACACACTTCTTGATGCTGACCTTGAAAGTGATATCTTGGGTTGGCAGTATATCTCAGGAGGCTTACCAGATGGCCATGAGCTTGAGCGCTTGGACAATCCGGAG ATTCAAGGGGTTAAATTTGATCCAGAAGGTGAATATGTGAGACAATGGCTACCTGAGTTGGCAAGAATGCCAACTGAGTGGATCCATCATCCTTGGGATGCACCGCTTACTGTTCTTAGAGCAGCAGGAGTTGAGCTGGGTCAAAATTATCCAAAGCCAATAATTGATATAGATTTGGCCAGAGAAAGACTCACTGAAGCTATATTCAAGATGTGGGAGTCTGAAGCAGCAGCAAAAGCTGCAGGCTCTGAACCAAGGGATGAAGTTGTTGTAGACAACTCTAACTCTCTTGAAAATTTGGACACTCGAAAAGTTGTCGTTCTGGGAAAGGCTCCATGTTCTACTATTTCAGCTAATGATCAAAAGGTGCCAGCACTTCAGGATTCCAAGAATGAACCGCCTACGCGGAAGAGGCCAAAACATATGGTAGAGGAGGGGCAGAACCAGGATAACTCTCAAAATCATAACAAAGATACTGGCATGTCAAGCATTGACCAAGACATTTGCTCCACAGCTGATTCTTCATCATGTAAGAAGCAGTGTGCCAGTACAAGCTCATATTCATTTTCAGTTCCACAGCAGTGCTCCTCATCTTCTAATCTGAAGTGGCCATGGCAAGATCAGACTGACATGGAGCAGAGTTCAAGCAAAGATG GAGCTATGTGA